One window of the Ammospiza nelsoni isolate bAmmNel1 chromosome 17, bAmmNel1.pri, whole genome shotgun sequence genome contains the following:
- the VWA3A gene encoding von Willebrand factor A domain-containing protein 3A, with protein sequence MDTHIRKMAWLLDNNQYLEKIGLTKFHQQGDHPPGQDFAVPPLGPDNALLGTHSSKTQDVLREQMKKTQSQKVQTTEEWIKSYSLESLQLTLEYLCSRNSGNGGEVMEFTEESVADFESRLSEVIELYQHRIHWLLQDSRKVFGVIKGTKVGLLVDVSHLSYGPRLLDFQKNLLCLIDEQLCYKKELYCLSFSTEISPLWETPKTINVHVLHEARQWVQELEPGQGCNLLKALRHVLVMRDLNSLVLIVGSCPDQSLEILCDYAQQCTLGRKVQIHTVTYDCSSPASLAVLKNLAEAVGGRYHCYSSQGENFDSSDFHLLLQETQKAKDLLKSIKQSFQRRVGGLLGNKRADVSTAFANSAPSSFFPKPPRHKAPLVIQTPGILAKTSADWLKTYGLKAKKLDLYQVLAPNAFSPVEDFVPILKKTVSSTLHEKVMMQFEWYDGTVKNIHVDLPVLYNYQKVLAKMVRIYEKRIDWLSVASRRIWGSVCERRVVVLVDISVTNSAYISHIQHCLRLLLEEQMSNKDCFNIIAFGSDIVPWQQELCPSQPENLEKAWRWVLSLECKGSRNFMSALRRAVEVDFKDKDKHKSQGLYLLTTGIPDQETHTISAYVAEACGGLDLQLHVCLFSGTEGTEIIPARYATPRETASALKEIVQAASGRFHWFGETGIFESDDITSIMSEMEKAKNYSQKCAFLVQSLKQRSGNQSVKPLTAEGDSDVLMRNEKKNPQKVPSPKATAVLKDVKDNHGAERNTPVRAQAWRPPSAKAGIPPAQTVKEWPQTENKGKHKPRKQPELSVSAFYTEEGRNVGTIYQRYPKAVCVKKSVCSVTLPEEEEICSSKEWLTKYSIKKLNLELPRLMFGPSCTHQKTTVESLHKKVSAKYCSIFPSAEINGVVKHLQFQPRELETYREQLEKVLQRYIQRVQWLLSGSRRWFGTIVETNVCVLIDTSGSMGPYLPPVTKELTSLIWEQLRKNEVRFNLLRFAENTESWKEHLVEATDESCHDAVQWAATCHAHGSSCILAALQKALSFQGVEALYLLTDGKPDTSCSLILKEIERLIKKQDIKIHTICFSCADRGAVEFLKKLASQTGGRFHCSSGGEDGQLAAHRILTEGLDDEDNPVFPYFEGDDLKNLTQEVAKARSFLKQAKSWRLLLEKWNTNQKDNSGFQKKCSGLNFR encoded by the exons ATGGATACACACATCAGGAAAATGGCATGGTTGTTGGACAACAAtcaatatttggaaaaaattgg GTTGACAAAATTCCATCAACAGGGTGATCATCCACCAGGACAAGATTTTGCTGTGCCTCCTCTAGGACCAGATAATGCATTGCTGGGAACACATAGCAGCAAGACACAAGATGTGCTG CGAGaacaaatgaagaaaacacagtCTCAAAAGGTGCAAACAACAGAAGAATGGATAAAAAGCTACAGTTTGGAATCTTTGCAATTAACATTAGAGTATCTG TGCTCCAGGAATTCAGGAAATGGTGGTGAAGTGATGGAGTTTACAGAGGAGTCTGTTGCTGATTTTGAATCCAGGCTTTCTGA AGTGATTGAACTCTATCAGCACCGAATtcactggctgctgcaggacagcagaaaG GTGTTCGGTGTCATAAAAGGAACTAAAGTTGGACTTTTGGTTGATGTGTCTCATTTGAGTTATGGACCTAGACTGTTGGATTTTCAGAAGAACCTTTTG tgCTTAATAGATGAGCAGCTTTGTTATAAGAAGGAATTGTACTGCCTCTCATTCAGTACAGAAATTTCACCACTGTGGGAGACTCCAAAAACCATCAATGTTCATGT GCTACATGAAGCAAGACAGTGGGTGCAAGAGCTGGAGCCTGGTCAAGGCTGCAATTTGCTGAAAGCCTTGAGGCATGTCCTTGTAATGAGAGACCTGAATTCCTTGGTCCTTATTGTAGGAAGCTG CCCTGACCAGTCTCTTGAAATATTATGTGATTATGCACAGCAGTGTACACTGGGGAGAAAAGTGCAGATTCACACTGTTACATATGattgcagcagccctgcttcTCTT GCAGTTCTAAAGAACCTTGCAGAAGCTGTAGGAGGCCGTTATCATTGCTACTCTTCCCAGGGAGAG AATTTTGATAGCAGTGATTTTCATCTGCTACTTCAGGAAACCCAGAAGGCTAAGGACCTACTCAAGAGCATCAAACAGAGTTTTCAGAGAAGAGTTGGTGGCTTGCTTGGTAATAAAAGAGCAGat GTTTCCACAGCATTTGCAAATTCAGCACCTTCTAGCTTCTTCCCAAAGCCTCCAAGGCACAAAGCACCATTAGTTATTCAAACACCAGGCATCCTGGCCAAAACCTCAGCAGACTGGTTAAAGACCTATGGATTGAAAG CTAAAAAGTTAGACCTTTATCAAGTTCTGGCTCCCAATGCTTTCTCTCCTGTGGAAGATTTTGTACCTATTCTTAAAAAAACAGTGTCATCAACTCTACATGAG AAAGTGATGATGCAGTTTGAGTGGTATGATGGAACTGTAAAAAATATCCATGTTGACCTGCCAGTACTGTACAACTATCAG AAAGTCCTTGCTAAAATGGTAAGAATCTATGAGAAACGAATTGACTGGCTATCTGTTGCTAGCAGAAGAATATGGGGAAGTGTTTGTGAAAGAAG GGTGGTTGTACTTGTTGATATATCAGTGACAAACTCTGCCTACATCTCTCATATCCAACACTGTTTGAGACTTTTGCTTGAAGAACAAATGTCAAATAAGGATTGCTTCAATATTATAGC ATTTGGGAGTGACATTGTGCCTTGGCAGCAGGAACTGTGTCCTTCCCAACCAGAAAACTTAGAAAAAGCTTGGAG GTGGGTGTTGAGCTTGGAGTGCAAGGGCAGTAGAAATTTCATGAGTGCCCTCAGAAGAGCTGTGGAAGTTGACTTCAAAGACAAAGATAAACACAAATCACAGGGACTCTACCTGCTGACTACTGGAATACCTGATCAGGAAACA CACACAATCAGTGCTTATGTGGCTGAGGCTTGTGGAGGTTTGGATTTGCAGCTCCATGTCTGTCTGTTCAGCGGAACAGAGGGCACTGAGATTATCCCAGCCCGCTATGCCACCCCCAGGGAGACTGCCAGTGCTTTGAAAGAAATTGTGCAGGCAGCCAGTGGGAGGTTTCACTGGTTTGGAGAAACAG GTATTTTTGAAAGTGATGATATTACCAGTATTAtgtctgaaatggaaaaagcaaagaacTACTCCCAAAAG TGTGCATTCCTGGTGCAGTCCTTAAAGCAGCGCTCAGGAAATCAGTCTGTGAAACCCCTCACAGCAGAAGGAGACTCAGATGTGCTTATgaggaatgagaaaaaaaacccacagaaggTGCCATCTCCTAAAGCCACAGCT gTGCTTAAGGATGTTAAAGACAACCATGGTGCAGAGAGAAATACTCCTGTAAGAGCACAGGCATGGCGTCCTCCTAGTGCCAAAGCAGGAATTCCACCAG CACAAACAGTAAAAGAATGGCCTCAGACTGAGAATAAAGGAAAGCACAAACCCAGGAAGCAGCCAGAGCTTTCTGTGTCTGCATTTTAcactgaagaaggaagaaatgtgG GTACAATATATCAGAGATATCCCAAGGCAGTGTGtgtaaaaaaatctgtttgctcTGTCACATTGCCAGAGGAAGAGGAAATCTGTTCAAGCAAAGAG TGGCTGACCAAGTACAGTATTAAAAAGCTTAACCTGGAATTGCCCAGACTGATGTTTGGTCCAAGCTGTACCCACCAGAAGACAACTGTGGAGTCTCTGCACAAGAAAGTATCAGCAAAATACTGTTCTATCTTCCCCAGTGCAGAAATCAAT GGGGTTGTGAAACATCTGCAGTTTCAGCCCAGAGAGCTGGAAACCtacagagagcagctggagaaggtgCTGCAGCGCTACATCCAGAGAGTGCAGTGGCTCCTCTCAG GAAGCAGAAGATGGTTTGGTACCATTGTAGAAACAAATGTCTGTGTTTTGATTGATACATCTGGTTCCATGGGCCCATACCTGCCACCTGTCACAAAAGAACTTACCTCCCTTATCTGGGAACAGCTGAGAAAAAATGAAGTCAG GTTTAACCTGCTGAGATTTGCAGAAAATACAGAGAGTTGGAAAGAGCATCTTGTAGAGGCAACTGATGAAAGCTGCCATGATGCTGTGCAGTGGGCTGCCACATGCCATGCTCATGGCAGCTCCTGCATCCTTGCAGCTTTGCAG aaggCTCTCAGTTTCCAAGGTGTAGAAGCACTGTATCTATTGACTGATGGAAAACCAGACACCAGTTGCAGtctgattttgaaagaaattgaaaGATTGATAAAGAAACAAGATATTAAAATCCACACCATTTGTTTTAGCTGTGCAGACAG AGGAGCTGTTGAATTCCTGAAGAAGCTTGCTTCCCAAACAGGAGGGCGCTtccactgcagctctggaggtGAAGATGGACAATTAGCAGCACACAGAATATTGACAGAGGGGCTGGATGATGAAGAT AATCCAGTTTTCCCTTACTTTGAAGGAGATGATCTAAAGAACCTTACTCAAGAAGTAGCAAAAGCTAGAAGTTTCTTAAAGCAGGCAAAGTCTTGGAG ATTATTGCTTGAAAAATGGAACACAAACCAAAAAGACAACTCTGGCTTCCAAAAAAAGTGTTCAG GATTAAATTTTAGATGA